In a genomic window of Thiosocius teredinicola:
- a CDS encoding YqaA family protein, giving the protein MPPLDWTLFFSAFLSATLLPGSSEALLLLRIEQGGGDPAALVVVAAVGNLLGSLSTYAIGRGGNLVLQRWLRIDEGALRRAERWFQRWGTPTLLLAWLPVVGDPLCLAAGLLQVRLWLFTVMVAIGKFARYAVLAWLVV; this is encoded by the coding sequence GTGCCTCCCTTGGACTGGACTCTCTTCTTCAGCGCCTTCCTCTCCGCCACGCTGCTACCCGGCAGTTCTGAGGCCTTGCTGCTGCTGCGCATCGAGCAGGGCGGCGGGGATCCCGCAGCCTTGGTCGTGGTTGCCGCCGTCGGCAATCTGCTCGGCAGCCTGTCGACCTATGCGATCGGTCGCGGCGGCAATCTGGTGTTGCAGCGCTGGTTGCGCATCGATGAGGGTGCGCTACGCCGCGCCGAGCGGTGGTTTCAACGGTGGGGTACGCCGACGCTGTTGCTCGCCTGGCTACCGGTCGTTGGTGATCCCTTGTGCCTGGCCGCCGGCCTGCTGCAAGTGCGCCTTTGGTTGTTCACCGTCATGGTCGCCATCGGCAAATTCGCGCGCTACGC